CCGTGGTCCTCTCCTCTCTCAAAAAGACCAGGGGAGGAACGTGACCTGGCCCTGGGAGACTGGGCTGTGAATTCCAAGCTCTAAGATGGGGCCCTTCAGAGGAAGTCTGAGGCCAAATACCCAGCATTTGGGGATGTGTTCTTAGCTCCAAGAGCTTTGACAACTGCTCAAGGAAAAAGCGCTGGAGCTGGATGAACCCGGATTGGAGTTGATGACCTCTTCCAGTTGCTTCCACTTTGCTTTCCTGGCCTGCCCCTGTGGTGTCCCAGGTCAGCACTATCTGGACCTTTAAAGTGCTGTTTCTGGAGTCGGAAAATCTGGCTTAAGTTCCTGCCCTGCCCTCACCTTGTCCAAACCCCACCTACTTCTCAGGGCTGATGGGGGCTCACCTTTTCAGTCCACTGCATTTTacttgtctctgtgtgtgttctttaTCTTCAGCTGTGCATGGGGCTCCCTCGGGGCAGGGCTGAGGTCTTACTGCACTCCGTGCTGGGCATAGCCTGGCGCTCGGTgaggaatggaaggaaaaaagtgtggtaggtggaaggaaggaagggagggaggaaggaaaaagttAGAAGAAGAGacgaatgaataaatgcatgttggatggaaaagagggagagaagggaggaggaccAAAGGAAGGaatagaagaagagagaaaagaaggatgaATGGATATGTGGAtaaaaaggagggagagagggtagaaggaaggaaggatgaatgggtgaaagggagaaagaaaggaagaaacaaagaaagggaagaaggaaggatggatggaaggaagaaggcagaggggTCACACTCGATATAGTCTAGGGTCAAGTTTTTGAAAATTGCATGACTCTCTAAAGCCAGCAGGAGCCAGCATGCCATGATGAGTGGCTTGGGCAGATCACTTCCTGTTTCTGTGCCCCAGACTTCCCATTTATAGCATGCAGTGTCTTGGATCAGATAATCTCAAAAGGCTGCTCTTACTCTGATATTCTAAAATGCTGACTTtgtccctttccctctcctctccctttctctcaacCTGGAATGTGTCTTTGAAGGTCTACACAGTTCTTTATTTCTAGATCTGTGCTAGGTTGGGTGTCTGGTCTCATGGCTATGGTCAACCCAGACAGGGTCACCACGAAGTGGGGAGGTACAAACTAAAGAAATTACTAGAAGCAGCACAGCTGCCTCTTGTGGCAGATAAAGGGTGGCACCTTGGCACTCCATGAAGTTTTCTGTGAAGGCAGCTCTGGAGAATGAACTTGCCACCCATTCTAGACTGTAGCCCAGAGCTGCCTCCAGGGAGATGGCCTTGCACCATTCATGGTCTGTCTCGACAGGCTGGGAGAAGGGGAATCCAGAGGGGAGGGAAGCAGCAGGAACAAGAAAGCTGGGTTCCTGGAGGAGAACCCCCTGGCCAGGGTCCTCCACCCAGGGCAGTGTTAAAGTTCCATGATCCCAGACTGGAGGCTGTAAGAAGAGCCCTTGTCTGGAATTCAGTCTGAGCAGGAAGGTTTGAAACTCTGACAGctgcttgattttctttcctaggGTACCCATGTTTGCTTGTGGTTAGAGAAGCCCAGTGGGTCATCAGATGGGGGTGAGGGTGACCAAACCAAACCACAAAGTCTGCTGAACCTCTCTCAGGGAGCGGGGCCAGAGCAGGCCATTCTGGAAAGACTGGGTTATcctggccatttccttctcacccGGGTGGGGGATCTGAAAGGACCAGGCACCCACATATGTTTGGAAAAACCCTAGTTCCCCAGcagcttcttccttcctcccacccacacCCTTCCCCTGGGGCcagccagcagcagcaggagcaaagCTGTCTATGGTTTATGGTGGGTTTGAGGACCCCAGTCCTATTCTCTTCCTTATGCCTGAATCTGCAGCACAGTATCTCTGACAAATGaccatttagtttttatttccatatctCCAGCATGGGTAACTTACTTCCAATCCGTGATGTGAGTTCCTGGGACAATAGAGAGAAGTGGGTAAAAGAATTGTGTAAGGCCTTGGGGAAGATACATCTTTTGCAATTGAACATAGGATAGAACATGAAGAGACTGCCTGCGTGAGGTACAGATCCATGAAAAAGAGTTAACAGCCTAGCACAGGGACAGAAGAAAGATGGGAGATATGGCCTTTGAGGGGCCTGGCTCCACCATAGCTTCCCCACCCTCCTTTCTTTGCTCGGCCTCAGCCACCTAGGTCACTTTTAtcagtggtggggtggggtgttaAATGCTTTAATAAATCACATCTAGAGTGCAGCGTCTCAACAAAGTAGAAGTTTATTTCCCACCTGTGTATTTAGTAGGTGTCTTTCTTTCTAGGGACCCAACTACTTTCTTATGGTGGCCCTGCTGGCTTCCTCGGGCTTCAGCATTTGACTGGCagtcagggaaagagagagggcatGAAAGGTTGAGCAGGAAGGTTTTGTGAGCCAGGCTGGGCCTTCACGCACACCCTTTTGTGCACTGTTGGATGGCCTGAGACCAGTCATATGACACCacccagcctggaggggaggctgggaaattATGGTCTAGCCAGGCatccaggaagaaaggaaaggcattTCTGAAAACAGAGAAATCTCCACCAGAGCCTTTTAACCCTTCAGGTCTCCTAACCCCATACTCCACGCCCTGAAGAGGGAACGGTGGCCTGCCAGCCTGGCCCATGTCAGAAGGGGGCATCCTGCAGGCATCTTGCCCATCCTGGCCCCAGACTGGACCTGGCCCAGAGGTACCCAGTCTCTCTGCATTGGGGGAAGGGCCTCCCCTCTGACACTGTGTGTTTCTCCTCCACAGTATGTGGCCTTTGCCTCCCTGTTCTTCATCTTGGTCTCCATCACCACCTTCTGCCTGGAGACCCACGAGCGCTTCAACCCCATCGTAAACAAGACGGAGATCGAGAACGTGCGGAACGGCACGCAAGTGCGCTACTACCGGGAGGCGGAGACAGAGGCCTTCCTCACCTACATCGAGGGCGTCTGCGTGGTCTGGTTCACCTTTGAGTTCCTCATGCGTGTGGTCTTCTGCCCCAACAAGGTGGAGTTCATCAAGAACTCGCTCAACATCATCGACTTTGTAGCCATCCTCCCTTTCTACCTGGAGGTGGGCCTGAGCGGCCTGTCTTCTAAGGCCGCCAAGGATGTGCTGGGCTTCCTGCGCGTCGTCCGCTTCGTGCGTATCCTGCGCATCTTCAAGCTGACCCGCCACTTCGTGGGCCTGCGGGTCTTGGGCCACACTCTGCGAGCCAGCACCAATGAGTTCTTACTGCTCATCATCTTCCTGGCTCTGGGTGTCCTGATCTTCGCCACCATGATCTACTATGCCGAGAGGATAGGGGCGCAGCCCAATGACCCCAGCGCCAGTGAGCATACCCACTTTAAGAACATCCCCATCGGCttctggtgggctgtggtcacCATGACAACGCTGGGCTACGGAGACATGTACCCGCAGACGTGGTCCGGCATGTTGGTGGGAGCGCTGTGTGCGCTGGCGGGTGTGCTGACCATCGCCATGCCTGTGCCCGTCATCGTGAACAATTTCGGGATGTATTACTCCTTAGCCATGGCTAAGCAGAAActaccaaagaaaaaaaagaagcatattcCGCGGCCACCGCAGCTGGGATCTCCCAATTATTGTAAATCTGTCGTAAACTCTCCACATCACAGTACTCAGAGTGACACATGCCCGCTGGCCCaggaagaaattttagaaattaacagAGCAGGTAGGAAACCTCTTAGAGGCATGTCGATCTGACCTTTCACCTCTGCCCCCTGTAGCAATGATTCCAGATTCAGTCAGACTGCTTCCTTAGTTCCGTGGGTGACTCTGGACCCCACGCTCAGTCTCGAGGTGTGGCGTCTGGGGGCCCAGGGAGATGCTGGGCAGCCAAATTCACTAGGCGAGAGCCTGCTAGAACCTCACTGGTGGCTCCCGGTAAGGAGGTTGATACACTGGTCTCGTGGGGTTCTGAAGAGATGCCACGGCCCGTGAGGTTGCTGAGGACTCTCTTAGCAGGAGCCCAGGGGCTCCGCTGCTCAATGGGCAGGAGTTGGGCATGAGTCGCTGACTCAGGCCACTGACCTAGAGTCACGGCGGGGCGAGGTGGGTGTGATTGGGAAATGCCAGACAGCTGCCCATTTGGTCTTTACACGGCTCCCTTCGGGCTGTGCACATGGCACTGATGGTGCCTGGGCTCTGGCAGGAGGTCCCTGCAGAGACAGCAGCAAGGATTCTCACCCCCCCGCAGAGCCTGTCTCCATAGCTAAGTAGCATTCCTGCTCCGATGCCGGCTGCCTAGCTCCAGGCGTGTCCTCGGAGATGCCTCTTGCCCTCCGTAACAAGCTTACTCACCCCACAGCATGCGGAACCAGCTCATCTTCTACCACCACTCTAGAGTTTAGCGTTTATCTTTAGGAACCTGTTGGAGTGACTTTAGCTTTCACGTTGTCTGTTTGGGTTGATGGTCCAGTGGGAGTTTCTGGTGGCCTTCTTTCTGATGGAAGCGGCTGGTGAGCGAAGGACTAGAGGGGGCCACCACCCGGGCAGCTTAGATGAAAGCGCTTCAGACCAGCAACAACCTCCCACTGAGAGTGTTCCCTGTTTCCGGCAGTAGGGACTGCAGCAGCAATACACGACATCCCAACCAGTGTACGCCCACTTTCCCGTGAATTCAGTGGGGgtcagggaggggggaggggggccaTGAAACAATACTAGTCACTGTGGGATATATTCTCATATTCCATGGCTAGTGGTTCGTTATGGGACTATCTCAGTTTTATGAGAACCTGCACATAGCACATAAAGTTGATCATGGGGCTCTGGTCCGAAGATATAAAGCCCATAGTCTACCTCTACCCATGGAATACCATCGACTTATTCTGTGGACACAGGGATTTGAAGGGAATGAACGACCCAGAAAAGCATGACAGCACTGAACTCAGAAGGAGTGCCGGGGTGAGGGAGGCTGAGTGAGTGACAGGTAGTGTTTAGTCTGCAGAAGACACCCCTGTGCCCAGGGCAGGAGGTAGGGGCTGCAGGCTCTCTCAGCCCTAGAGGAGCAAGTTGTCCCCTGGTTTGAATGGCCTCCCCAGTGGCTGACTGATTCTTCCCTGATGCCCCACTCTCTGGCCCACCACCCCATCCTACTCCTCATCCGGCTTCATCCCATAGCTGTACTGCCCAGAGTGGTACCCCCAAAGTCCACCTCTCTGTCTGAGGTCTTTCCAGCCCCTTCCCCTGGTCCCatacccctccccactccctgggaTCCCTGTAGACACCTGAGAGGAATGTGGCTAGTGTTCTAGGCTGggccaggggcagggcaggggtctcAGAGGCTGGAATGGGAGGGCCTGGGGTTGGGCTGGATTCCTAGGCCAATGCCTGGCTTCTGCTTGGCCAGCCAGGCATAGGCCATGGAAAGGCCCTGCCCCACCTCTCTGCTTTGGATCATTTCGACCTCAGGAGCACCATCACAGCGAGGAAAATTCCTGGGGCTCTGGGAAAGGGTCTGGTTGGGCCTCGCCCCTAACTTCACTCCAGTCCTCAGCAGGAAGAGGTGAGCCTGAGTGGCATCACCATGGCACTCCTTGGCCCCCATCCCATCTTCCCCAGTGATTCACTCCAGCCAGGCACAAATCTTTCAATCCCAGACAATGCCAGTATTCTCCATGTGCTGAGGGCACgagtgcatgcatacatgcacacacacgtgtacacatgcatgcatgtgcacacacacacagagtgcagATGTGTGTTTTGATATGTACACCAGCTAGCCCCAGGACACAGGCCCTCTTCCCTGAAAGCCTGTGTACTCCTCCTAGAGCCCCTGCACCCCACCACCATGACAGCCCTGTCCCTGGGACCCTCTTTGCCCTGGCTCCAGGTCTCAGGGATCCAGATTGTCCTGGCTTAAGCCAGGTACTTGGAGCCCTTCTCTCTGGGGCCCTGATGCCTCACTCCCTCCTGTCCCACACTctgcctcctcccctttcccaagTTCTCACTGCTCCTGGCGGTGCTGTCTTGACGTCCCAGACCTACTCTGAGTCTGGTCCCTCACCAGAACCCTCCTTCCTCTGAAAGCTGATGTGTGAGAACCAAATTATCACCCAGAGAGTGTGTGATCCTTAGGGAGTGTCTCCCCATCTCTGCATCCCTGAGTCCCTTCCCGTTGGCCTCCTTTTCTGCTTGCAGCTATGCTCCTTGGTGGGCATGGAGTTGGGGTGTGTTAGTGAGTGAGTGCGGGGGAGGCCAGAGGTGAGGAAGACAAATACGAGGGGAAGCTGGACCCTGAAGGAACTGAGAGCTGAGATGCAGTCCCCAAGACCTTGACAACCTCACTCCACACCAAGGGCAGTCAGCTGGCCCAGTGAGACCTGGGTTCTCCAATTTCACCTTTAGAACCTGGGTTGGGGCGAAGTGCAAGATGCCGGACTCTGAGGGCACCCCCTGCCCAGGGCCAGACTCCTGGGACTCAGGCAAGCCACCCCAGACATGTCAGCAGCGCCTTCTTTTCCCCTCCCCATCTTGGTTTCTCTTGCAGCCTCAGGTCGAGTGTCTGGTCTCCTCAGTACCATGGCTGACGTGGCCCCAGTGTTTGGGGGATTCGTCCCGGCAGGGGTTGTAGGGTCTCATGGGGGGATGCCAGGATGGCACCCCCATGGTCAGGGACTCGGGTTTTTAGTCCAGGAGAAGCTGCTTCTCTCGCAGAAAGGGGGTCCCTCCCCGACCTGCAGTCGGGGGCCCAGACCACCGGCTCTGGGCAGTTCAGAGTGCTCCCTCTGTCCTGGCATGTGCATTCACGTGTGTCTCGTCCATCTCTGCTCCTGTGATGTGGGTTGGTCCTCTGTGGTGCTGCGTCTGGGGCTGTGGGGTCCCACCATAGGTGAGCAGGGGGCTGGCAGAGGGGACGGGTGGTGGCCAGACCTCCCCCTTCCTGTCCATGAGCACCTAGGGCAGCAGTGAGGTCCTGAAAAGCACCCCCACCTGGGTCTGCCCTGAACTGGGACAGAGCTGCCCCTGCAGCCTCCGGGGTCTGCCCTGAGCATCTGAGTCCAAagcgccccccgccccggccctccacccctcccctgctGGCTGCAGTGGGTGCGGAAAGTGGTGTACCCCCCGGGGCAGGGGAGGTGGCGAGATTGAGACAGGGTGACCAGGTAGGGTGTGAGCAGGGCCCCTCCGCAGGGACTAACTGAGTTTCTGCTCAGATGCAGGGCCAGGGTGGGCAGCGGGGGGCCCTGAGTGGGGTCAATGAGGCCCCCAGGTGGCTAAGGGGGAAGGAGCGGAGAAATAAGGGGTTCTGAGGGCCAGGACTGGGTGTTCTTTTCTGTGTTGTTCAcatgctctctctttctctctctccactaatcatgtttctctctctctctctcctcgtTCTGTTGCATGACTTGTGCCGGTTCTCGTGATTGTACTCAGCTCGTGTCTCTCACAGACCGTCCCCAGTTAACCTGGGGCTTTTCCCCTGAGCCCCCAGCTGGGCAGCCCCCCTCTGGGGGGCTAAACCCAAGGAAACTCCCAGccaccccacctgccccaccctAGCCCTGTGTGCGCCCCCGGCGCCCGCTGCTGGTGTGAACAGTAAGTACCTTGGTGGTGCCTGGAGACCAGGGCACACAAGCCAGCCTGACATTGGGTTCTCCTTGctccaaagtttaaaaaaaaatgaccctcTCGCGGTTGCTCATCTCTCTCAGCCCATTTCAAAGCCTGGAAACCATCTTTGTGAGACGCTGCCCATGCTGCCATTTCATCATCGCAGGCCCTCGGGTCTAGTGGGGGCCGAGGGGCCCTGGACCAGGGAGGGCAGGGCTCCCTGCCTTCTGGGGAGCAGGTGGGAGCTGAGGGACCTGgtgaccatctcatctaaaggaCAAGGTCAGGGTATGAGGGGGCAGTCTTGGGTGAGCTGGTGCCTCTGGCTTTTTTCATGAGTTCCTCAGGTTTGGTGAGCTGGCTGCTCCTTGGCCAGTCTCTTCCAGCCCTCCTCTGGAGTTGGGGAGGGAGCGTATGGTTCCCAGTTTCTGAGAGCACCCCACATCACAGAGAAGCCCACAGCCCAGGGAGGCTGGCTCCTTCAGAGAGCAGGACCCAAACACTCCCACCCAGGCTTGGCCTCTTCTCAGAGGTCATGTTTGGGAGAAGAAGCAGGCTCCAAGGAGGGAAGGGGGTCTGGCTCACACCCACCCAGGCAGCCCACTCAACTGCCCCCAGGCCCGACCCCTGCAGGGAAACCAGCCTCAACTTCAGGTCCTCTAAAGGCTGTGGGAGCTGGCTGCCCCAGGGGCACGGCGCTGGGGAGCAGAGTCACACGGAGGGTTTCAGGCTCCGCTACCCAACCCTGGGTGAGCCCTGCAGGTGGTAGATACCTCCGCTGAGAGGTGATGGCCAGTAGAGAGATCCCAAGTTCTGGCTCTCCCTGCAGATGGAGGTGCTGCCTGGCAGGACTCACTGTTTTCCCCTAGAAGAAAATGTGTACAGGGTACTATGGGCTCCAAGTTCCATCCCCCTATCCACTACCTCCTCCCTTACacttccttcccctctctccagAGACCCTTGGGCGGGCCAGCCAGAATGGGAGGCAGGGCCGGGGTGGTCTGTGTGCACACCTGTGTGCTCTCAGACACACCCCCAGTGTTAGGCAGCCCCCAGTTCCCCAGAGAGGCCCCAACCCCAGTCACGTGGTTATCAGAGTTACCTTGGTAACTGGCCTTTCTGGTTCAGAGTGAATTGGGGAGTGAAGCCCCTGGGATTTGTCAAGAAACACACTGTACATGAAATGCTTTGCCATCTTGtacaacagactttttttttttaagttccaaaattatgatgggatttttttttttttttttggatttgctTTACGAATAAACCTGATTGGTCCATTTCTCTTTTGACTGACTGCCTCTTTGTAGTGACATGATGTGTACACGGGTGGTGGTCCCGCCCGCGGGCACGCCGAGTGTGTGCACACGGAGAAGGATCACTTCTGCGTGTAGTTACATGATGTGAACAGGGTCACGGAAGAGGGTCAAATCGGGTGGAGACTCTCTCCAGCTTTTTGCCCCTCTTTAGCCTTTCAGAGGGCCTCCCCCTGTGGTCACGCCCACGTTGGGTCTGCCCTTGAGGCTCTCACCCTGGAGGAAGTCTTTGAGGAAACCTCAGGCTTCCCTCGTAactcagtcggtgaagaatctgcctgcaatgcaggagacacgggttcgattcctgagttgggaagatcccctggagaaggaaatggcaacccgctcc
This sequence is a window from Odocoileus virginianus isolate 20LAN1187 ecotype Illinois chromosome 10, Ovbor_1.2, whole genome shotgun sequence. Protein-coding genes within it:
- the KCNC1 gene encoding voltage-gated potassium channel KCNC1, whose amino-acid sequence is MGQGDESERIVINVGGTRHQTYRSTLRTLPGTRLAWLAEPDAHSHFDYDPRADEFFFDRHPGVFAHILNYYRTGKLHCPADVCGPLYEEELAFWGIDETDVEPCCWMTYRQHRDAEEALDSFGGAPLDNSADDADADGPGDSGDGEDELEMTKRLALSDSPDGRPGGFWRRWQPRIWALFEDPYSSRYARYVAFASLFFILVSITTFCLETHERFNPIVNKTEIENVRNGTQVRYYREAETEAFLTYIEGVCVVWFTFEFLMRVVFCPNKVEFIKNSLNIIDFVAILPFYLEVGLSGLSSKAAKDVLGFLRVVRFVRILRIFKLTRHFVGLRVLGHTLRASTNEFLLLIIFLALGVLIFATMIYYAERIGAQPNDPSASEHTHFKNIPIGFWWAVVTMTTLGYGDMYPQTWSGMLVGALCALAGVLTIAMPVPVIVNNFGMYYSLAMAKQKLPKKKKKHIPRPPQLGSPNYCKSVVNSPHHSTQSDTCPLAQEEILEINRADSKLNGEVAKAALANEDCPHIDQALTPDEGLPFTRSGTRERYGPCFLLSTGEYACPPGGGVRKDLCKESPVIAKYMPTEAVRVT